A window of Metabacillus sp. B2-18 contains these coding sequences:
- a CDS encoding glyoxalase superfamily protein, translated as MVVPIFRIFDLEKAKEFYINFLGFKLDWTHQYEEDMPIYCQVSLNNIVLHLSEHHGDSSPGSTIRIKITNIKKYHSKLQEMKYHYSNPCLEKSPWNTVELTVIDPFFNRITFYEEIL; from the coding sequence ATGGTTGTACCAATTTTTCGTATTTTTGACTTAGAAAAAGCAAAGGAATTTTATATTAATTTTTTAGGCTTTAAACTTGATTGGACACATCAATATGAAGAAGACATGCCTATCTATTGCCAAGTATCTTTAAACAATATAGTTTTACATCTTTCCGAGCATCATGGAGACTCATCTCCAGGTAGTACTATAAGAATTAAAATAACCAATATAAAAAAATATCACTCTAAATTACAAGAAATGAAGTATCATTATTCAAACCCTTGTTTAGAGAAATCACCCTGGAATACGGTTGAATTAACAGTTATTGATCCTTTTTTTAACAGAATTACTTTTTATGAGGAAATTCTGTGA
- the istB gene encoding IS21-like element helper ATPase IstB produces MSQLQQIQDIMKALRLVETAKHLPHLIREAEQKDQSFTQFLLDVTTYEQARREEKQLNNRLKWATFPFSKTLEEFNLKEQKSLSNKQLNRLRDLTWVEQLYNLILLGPPGVGKTHLAVGLGIEAINQGYKAIFTSMGDLVHNLKTEEFTRKSKARMKRIREADLVIIDDLMFMAMDQQEANMFFHLINDLYNQSSIILTSNKAPKEWGELLGDQAITTAILDRILHRVEIIHLNEDSYRMKHRSTIFGEQSVSN; encoded by the coding sequence ATGAGTCAACTTCAACAAATACAAGACATAATGAAAGCATTAAGACTCGTTGAAACTGCCAAACACCTACCCCATTTGATCAGAGAAGCTGAGCAAAAGGACCAATCATTCACTCAATTTTTATTAGATGTAACAACCTATGAGCAAGCTCGAAGAGAGGAAAAGCAATTAAATAATCGCTTAAAGTGGGCTACCTTTCCTTTTAGTAAAACACTCGAGGAATTCAATTTGAAAGAACAGAAGTCTTTAAGTAATAAACAATTAAATAGATTAAGAGACTTAACTTGGGTTGAACAGTTATACAATTTAATATTACTAGGACCGCCTGGTGTAGGCAAAACGCACCTGGCGGTCGGGCTAGGTATAGAGGCAATAAACCAAGGATACAAAGCTATTTTTACTTCAATGGGAGACCTAGTTCATAATCTGAAAACGGAAGAATTCACGCGCAAATCTAAAGCAAGAATGAAGAGAATTAGAGAAGCAGATTTAGTTATCATAGATGACTTGATGTTCATGGCAATGGATCAACAAGAAGCAAATATGTTTTTCCATTTAATAAACGATTTATATAACCAATCGTCCATTATTCTAACTTCTAACAAGGCTCCAAAAGAATGGGGAGAATTATTAGGAGATCAAGCTATAACAACAGCTATTCTAGATAGAATTCTGCATCGAGTAGAGATTATTCATTTAAATGAAGATAGTTATCGTATGAAGCATCGTTCTACCATATTTGGGGAACAAAGTGTTTCAAATTAA
- a CDS encoding HXXEE domain-containing protein, with product METVKEYDESKFKRILLLFPPLYLIHDIEEIITVEKFLEENSNIIPFNVTALEFSFAFTLLWILASIGCFRAFIGKRFIGMKPTSFLAFLVPGILLANGIGHLLQFIFFKDYVPGIVTSFIILYPYSFFTAKFLITERVITKKRLLNYLVLGFIIQVPLAFMALYISTLIL from the coding sequence ATGGAAACAGTTAAAGAATATGATGAATCAAAGTTTAAAAGGATTTTATTACTTTTTCCTCCGTTATATTTAATTCATGATATTGAAGAAATCATAACAGTTGAGAAGTTTCTTGAAGAAAATTCAAATATTATACCATTTAACGTAACAGCTTTAGAGTTTTCATTTGCTTTTACTTTACTATGGATTTTAGCTTCAATAGGTTGTTTTAGAGCATTTATTGGTAAAAGGTTTATTGGCATGAAACCAACTAGTTTCCTCGCATTTTTAGTACCTGGAATTCTTTTGGCAAATGGAATCGGTCATCTCTTGCAATTCATTTTCTTTAAAGATTATGTTCCAGGCATAGTTACATCATTTATTATATTGTATCCTTATTCATTTTTTACTGCTAAATTTCTTATAACTGAAAGAGTAATAACTAAAAAGAGACTTTTAAACTATTTAGTGTTAGGTTTTATTATACAAGTACCTCTTGCATTTATGGCACTTTATATATCAACACTCATATTATAG
- the istA gene encoding IS21 family transposase, whose product MDKWEMYMEIRQLLKQGFSQTKIAEKLGISRSTVYRHLKKSPSEMADWVESLKNKKRILDPNKELILSWLRMHPDMSAAQVYDWLLEKYEDINIGESTVRSYVKDLREEYQIKKETSPRMYEAIPDPPMGEQMQVDFGHTRQQTADNKEIKLTFIAFVLSHSRQKYKEWLDRPFTTQDVIRAHENAFKWYGGMTNEIVYDQDSLIVVSENGGDLILTKEFQNYRESRGLNLRVCRKADPESKGRIENVVGFIKQNFAKHRVFHNIDSWNEQGWEWLNRTGNFKVHNTTKKRPFEVFLLEKQHLKPVSKKIDIQNNYDTSIARCVHKDNTIRFGSNRYSLPLGTYNKLDKVCIKETENKELIIYIPDTGEIIAKHMIPNGKGQLVKDRKHSRDRTKGVEAYISTVAEEFEDKERAYQYLEKVREKNPRYIKDQLQIILREAKESNSEVLTKALAECVKRKLFSATDFSDIVAYVKRQRQINETVIENKIEIKPLNKLSEWVLETDAHKRKVDSYTVLMEVK is encoded by the coding sequence GTGGATAAGTGGGAAATGTACATGGAAATAAGACAATTATTAAAACAAGGATTTAGTCAAACTAAAATAGCTGAAAAGTTAGGGATTTCAAGGTCAACAGTTTACAGACATTTGAAGAAATCACCTTCGGAGATGGCTGATTGGGTAGAATCTCTTAAGAATAAAAAGAGAATACTAGATCCCAATAAAGAGCTGATACTATCTTGGTTGAGGATGCATCCGGATATGTCAGCTGCACAAGTGTATGATTGGCTTCTGGAGAAATATGAAGATATAAATATTGGGGAGAGTACAGTTAGAAGTTATGTAAAGGATCTTAGAGAAGAATACCAGATAAAAAAAGAAACGTCTCCTCGAATGTATGAGGCAATCCCCGATCCCCCGATGGGCGAACAAATGCAGGTAGACTTCGGACATACAAGGCAACAGACAGCTGATAATAAGGAGATTAAGCTAACCTTTATAGCCTTTGTCCTCTCCCACTCTAGACAAAAATATAAAGAGTGGTTGGATAGACCTTTTACAACACAGGATGTAATTAGAGCGCATGAGAATGCATTCAAGTGGTACGGTGGAATGACCAATGAGATTGTGTATGATCAAGATAGTTTAATTGTAGTTAGTGAAAATGGTGGAGATTTAATTTTAACAAAAGAGTTTCAAAATTATAGGGAATCTAGGGGTTTGAACCTTCGTGTTTGTCGCAAAGCTGACCCAGAAAGTAAAGGAAGAATAGAAAATGTTGTAGGATTCATAAAACAAAACTTTGCCAAACATAGAGTATTCCATAACATTGATTCCTGGAACGAACAAGGTTGGGAATGGCTAAACAGAACTGGGAACTTTAAGGTACACAACACAACAAAAAAAAGACCGTTTGAAGTGTTTCTCCTCGAAAAGCAACACTTAAAGCCGGTCTCCAAAAAAATAGATATTCAAAATAACTATGATACAAGTATAGCAAGGTGTGTCCATAAGGACAATACAATTCGTTTCGGTTCAAATCGGTACTCTCTTCCACTTGGCACATACAACAAATTGGATAAAGTATGTATCAAGGAAACGGAGAATAAAGAACTGATTATTTATATCCCTGATACTGGCGAAATCATTGCAAAACATATGATTCCAAATGGCAAAGGCCAATTAGTAAAAGATAGAAAACATAGTAGAGACCGTACAAAAGGAGTCGAAGCATATATTAGCACAGTGGCCGAGGAATTTGAAGATAAAGAACGAGCCTATCAATATTTAGAGAAGGTTAGAGAGAAAAATCCTCGTTACATTAAAGACCAACTGCAAATTATCTTGCGTGAAGCAAAAGAAAGCAATAGCGAAGTACTAACCAAGGCGTTAGCAGAGTGCGTAAAAAGGAAACTATTTAGTGCAACAGATTTTAGCGATATCGTTGCATATGTGAAACGTCAACGCCAGATAAATGAAACAGTTATAGAAAACAAAATAGAAATCAAACCTTTGAACAAGCTGTCTGAATGGGTTTTAGAAACAGATGCACACAAAAGAAAAGTAGATTCTTACACGGTGTTAATGGAGGTAAAATAA
- a CDS encoding PAS domain S-box protein — MRRNVAQKTASRIVLIYIFSSIIWIVISDYLMKNYFFFRSEWIDITKGCVFILISGLIFYQLIQKGVKATLKSEAKYRLIVENVSDLISIINLNGKFEYISPSHQTIFGFTQEELIGKSVFEYVKEEEISKLKESLQNVKTQKKEFQLNLI; from the coding sequence ATGCGGAGAAATGTTGCTCAAAAAACTGCATCAAGAATAGTACTTATTTATATTTTTAGTAGTATTATATGGATTGTTATTTCTGACTATCTAATGAAAAATTACTTTTTCTTTAGATCAGAATGGATAGATATTACAAAAGGTTGTGTGTTTATACTGATTAGTGGTTTAATTTTTTATCAATTGATTCAGAAAGGGGTTAAAGCGACTTTAAAATCTGAAGCCAAATATCGTCTTATTGTTGAGAATGTATCAGATTTAATCTCTATAATTAACTTGAATGGAAAGTTTGAGTACATATCTCCTTCTCATCAAACAATTTTTGGTTTTACTCAAGAGGAATTAATAGGAAAATCTGTTTTCGAATATGTAAAAGAAGAAGAAATCTCTAAATTAAAAGAAAGCTTACAGAATGTAAAAACTCAAAAAAAAGAATTCCAGCTGAATTTAATTTAA
- a CDS encoding sensor domain-containing protein, translating into MHRDGHFVLVEGRGVPTISETGEVEHIIFFSRDITEQKNAEKQLKESEERYRKLVEFSPETILIHVDGKIVYVYNAGLKLVGADHISQIIGKNIFDFVSPDYWEYAKKRMQKVQVGISEISEYKILRLDGTQIYGELLGFLTTYQGKDAVQVVVRDVTERKRAEEQVNFLAYYDSLTGIPNRNLLYEYLDEVVANNQEKAQMIAVMFLDLDRFKMINDTYGHSFGDQLLQQVSTRLSECLGEDGRLFRYGGDEYVIVLAYPEPSKVSQIAENLRDTLSTPFFIQERQTFISTSIGISLYPKDGDCVENLIQNADIAMYYAKENGKNNYQYYTNSLNVINNRKMEIEIGIRKAIKNNEFTLYYQPQIDLETKKIIGLEALIRWEHPEYGFISPAEFISVAEETGLIILIGNWVLETACKQCKHWIDIGLTIPSISVNVSSLQFRDKKFVKTVNQILQDTNLDSYYLDLEITESVTHQVEESIQIMQELKALGVQLSIDDFGTGYSSLNYLRHFPIDKLKIDKSFIDEINKHFNGEVIVRTIIELGNSLGFKVIAEGVEYEHQINFLQENNCHLGQGYFFSKPLPTEEIEDLIRKQLF; encoded by the coding sequence ATGCATAGAGATGGTCATTTTGTTTTAGTAGAAGGTAGAGGAGTACCTACAATAAGTGAAACCGGGGAAGTTGAACATATCATCTTCTTTTCTCGCGATATAACAGAACAGAAAAATGCAGAAAAACAGCTTAAGGAAAGTGAAGAGCGTTATCGAAAGCTTGTAGAGTTCTCACCCGAAACGATACTTATTCATGTAGATGGGAAAATTGTATATGTTTATAATGCAGGATTAAAGTTAGTTGGTGCTGATCATATTAGTCAAATAATTGGTAAAAATATATTTGATTTTGTTTCACCAGACTACTGGGAGTATGCAAAAAAACGAATGCAAAAAGTACAAGTAGGAATCTCTGAAATAAGCGAGTATAAAATCTTACGGTTGGATGGGACACAAATATATGGTGAACTCTTGGGATTTTTAACAACTTACCAAGGAAAAGATGCAGTACAAGTTGTTGTTAGAGACGTTACTGAAAGGAAAAGAGCTGAGGAGCAAGTCAATTTTTTGGCGTATTATGATTCTTTAACAGGTATACCAAACCGTAATCTATTATATGAATACCTTGATGAAGTTGTTGCAAATAACCAAGAAAAAGCTCAAATGATTGCTGTTATGTTTTTAGATTTAGATCGATTTAAAATGATAAATGATACGTATGGGCATAGTTTTGGTGATCAATTATTGCAACAAGTATCCACCAGGCTTAGTGAATGCTTAGGAGAAGATGGAAGACTCTTCCGTTATGGGGGAGATGAATATGTTATTGTATTGGCCTATCCTGAACCTAGTAAAGTATCACAGATTGCAGAAAACCTTAGAGATACATTGTCTACTCCATTTTTTATTCAGGAGAGACAGACTTTTATTTCAACAAGCATAGGGATAAGTCTATATCCAAAAGATGGAGATTGTGTTGAGAATCTAATCCAAAACGCGGATATAGCAATGTACTATGCCAAAGAAAATGGTAAAAATAATTATCAATATTATACAAATTCATTAAATGTTATTAATAATCGTAAAATGGAAATAGAAATAGGCATAAGAAAAGCGATAAAAAACAATGAATTCACATTATATTATCAACCACAAATTGACCTAGAAACAAAGAAAATCATTGGATTAGAAGCGTTGATTCGTTGGGAACACCCGGAATATGGATTTATTTCTCCTGCTGAATTTATCTCTGTTGCAGAAGAAACTGGACTTATCATCTTAATTGGTAATTGGGTCCTTGAAACAGCTTGTAAGCAGTGTAAACATTGGATCGATATAGGTTTAACAATACCTAGTATTTCAGTTAATGTTTCATCATTACAGTTTCGAGACAAGAAATTTGTGAAGACAGTTAATCAAATCTTACAGGATACAAATCTAGATTCATATTACTTGGATCTTGAAATTACAGAAAGTGTCACGCATCAAGTAGAGGAATCAATCCAAATCATGCAGGAATTAAAGGCACTGGGTGTTCAACTTTCAATTGATGATTTTGGTACGGGTTACTCTTCATTAAATTATTTAAGACATTTTCCTATAGATAAATTAAAAATAGATAAGTCTTTTATAGATGAAATTAATAAACATTTCAATGGAGAAGTAATCGTGAGAACAATAATTGAACTAGGAAATAGTTTAGGTTTTAAGGTGATAGCTGAAGGTGTAGAATATGAACATCAAATAAACTTTTTACAAGAAAATAATTGTCACTTAGGGCAAGGGTACTTTTTTAGTAAACCATTACCTACTGAAGAAATAGAAGATCTAATAAGAAAACAATTATTTTAA
- a CDS encoding DDE-type integrase/transposase/recombinase, with protein sequence MYPQIITYLLTFINYQEQLIRTLLTLLIGKSMFDKPTEQPVNKPYRKLQVDDLPVIEVLEQLDYRVLLSEYLEKNGKALKPVQRRKNAKVSVPKAMNCPKCGAPSDYLYANNGDKGQYQCKVCTELFSEKNRYSKEAILKCPHCSKTLEKIKERKDFHVFKCKNNDCSYYQKKLNGMTSKEKKRFKKDPQAFKLRYIFRQFYIDFQPLSKESPELPAVDLSKIYASPHTLGLILTYHVNYGLSARKTAAIMQDVHGVMISHQTVLNYENSVALLLKPYVDHYPYELSDQFCGDETYIRVNGRWHYLFFFFDAVKKIILSYPVSPNRDTATAIRAIDEVLIKMKEIPENLTFVVDGNPIYLLAQHFFAQHEILFDVKQVIGLTNEDPVSTEYRPMKQIIERLNRTFKGNYRSTHGFGSEHGSISYVTLFTAYFNFLRPHAALEGKVPVVNPELKGLPTMPARWTKLIGLAQQWIVEQRQA encoded by the coding sequence TTGTACCCTCAAATTATAACCTATTTATTAACTTTTATAAACTATCAAGAACAACTCATTCGAACATTGCTTACTTTATTGATTGGTAAAAGCATGTTCGATAAACCTACTGAACAGCCCGTAAATAAACCTTATCGAAAACTTCAAGTGGATGACCTTCCGGTCATTGAAGTTCTAGAACAGCTTGATTATCGAGTTCTTCTTAGTGAATATCTAGAGAAGAACGGGAAAGCTCTCAAACCTGTTCAAAGGCGTAAGAATGCAAAAGTTTCCGTACCTAAAGCCATGAACTGTCCAAAGTGTGGTGCTCCATCGGATTATCTTTATGCCAACAATGGAGATAAAGGTCAGTATCAATGCAAGGTGTGTACAGAACTTTTCAGTGAAAAGAACCGTTACTCTAAGGAGGCCATCCTGAAGTGTCCTCATTGTTCCAAGACTCTCGAGAAAATAAAAGAAAGAAAAGATTTTCACGTGTTTAAGTGCAAGAACAATGACTGTTCTTATTATCAAAAGAAGCTCAATGGGATGACTTCAAAAGAAAAGAAAAGGTTCAAAAAGGACCCTCAAGCATTTAAATTGAGATACATTTTCCGTCAGTTTTATATCGATTTCCAGCCGTTATCTAAGGAATCACCAGAACTGCCGGCCGTGGACTTATCAAAGATTTATGCATCCCCACATACATTAGGATTGATCCTAACCTATCATGTAAACTATGGCCTTTCGGCCCGTAAAACAGCTGCGATTATGCAGGACGTACACGGAGTGATGATTTCACATCAGACTGTATTGAACTACGAAAATAGCGTAGCTTTATTACTTAAACCTTATGTGGATCACTATCCCTATGAACTTTCAGACCAATTCTGCGGTGATGAAACGTATATCAGAGTAAACGGTCGATGGCATTATTTATTTTTCTTTTTTGACGCCGTGAAAAAGATTATTCTTTCGTATCCGGTGTCGCCTAATCGAGACACAGCAACAGCCATTCGAGCAATTGATGAGGTCTTAATCAAGATGAAAGAGATTCCAGAAAATCTGACCTTTGTGGTAGACGGGAATCCAATCTATCTTTTAGCCCAACATTTCTTCGCTCAACATGAGATTTTATTCGATGTGAAGCAGGTCATTGGATTAACCAATGAGGACCCTGTTTCAACCGAATATAGACCAATGAAACAAATAATTGAGAGACTTAACCGCACCTTTAAGGGCAATTATCGCTCCACTCATGGATTCGGCTCTGAACATGGTTCCATTTCATACGTCACCTTATTTACGGCCTACTTTAACTTTTTGCGTCCGCATGCCGCCTTAGAAGGAAAAGTGCCCGTAGTGAATCCAGAACTCAAGGGGCTTCCAACAATGCCAGCACGTTGGACAAAGCTCATTGGATTAGCACAACAATGGATAGTAGAACAAAGACAAGCCTAA